The sequence below is a genomic window from Pseudomonadota bacterium.
ACAGCCGTTTGATGGACGGATTGCACAAGGCAGCCATCGAAATCGACCGCAAGGTGCTCGCCCACCTAGCCGTCAGCGACCAGGCCGCGTTTGCCGAAATCGCGGAGGCCGCCAAAGCGGCCTCCGCTTGAGGGCACTGCCGGCTAGTTAGTTTATAACGAGTAGCGCGGGAGATGGGGTTGGCCTTTCCTCTGTTTCTATCGGTACGTTTCACTCATGCTCAACGTCGCAGAGGTCATCGCGCAAGCCGAGCGTTCGATCGCCGCGGCGCAAGACCTGAGCACCTTGGACGAGGTGCGCATCAGCCTACTCGGTAAGAAGGGCGTTCTGACGGCCCTATTGAAGCAATTGGGCGCCTTACCGCCCGCGGAGCGTCCGGCGGCGGGAAAGGCGATCAATGGCGTCAAGGAAGCAGTTACCGAGGCAATCGCGAAACGCCAGGCGGTGTTGTACCAAGAACACCTGGCCCGTTCGCTCGAGGCCGAGCGCATCGATGTAACCTTGCCCGGACGCGGGCAGCGCCCGGGTGGGCTGCATCCGGTCACGCGCACCTTGCAACGCATCGAATCGCTGCTGACCCAGATCGGTTTCGAGGTCGTCGAAGGTCCCGAGATCGAATCCGACTTTTATAATTTCGAGGCGCTCAATATCCCGCCCGAGCATCCCGCCCGGGCGATGCACGATACGTTTTATTTCGATGAGCATACCGTGCTCCGGACCCACACCTCGCCGGTGCAGATCCGGGTCATGGAAGCGCGCAAGCCGCCCCTGCGGATCATCGCGCCGGGGCGGGTATACCGCCGCGATTCCGACTTGACGCATACGCCGATGTTCCATCAGGTCGAGGGCCTGATGGTCGATGTGGACGTAAGCTTCGCGCACCTCAAAAGGATCTTGCAGGATTTGATGCGCAATTTTTTTGAGCAAGAAGATTTGCGGTTGCGTTTTCGGCCTTCCTATTTCCCCTTCACCGAGCCTTCGGCGGAGGTTGATATCCAGTGCGTG
It includes:
- the pheS gene encoding phenylalanine--tRNA ligase subunit alpha; the protein is MLNVAEVIAQAERSIAAAQDLSTLDEVRISLLGKKGVLTALLKQLGALPPAERPAAGKAINGVKEAVTEAIAKRQAVLYQEHLARSLEAERIDVTLPGRGQRPGGLHPVTRTLQRIESLLTQIGFEVVEGPEIESDFYNFEALNIPPEHPARAMHDTFYFDEHTVLRTHTSPVQIRVMEARKPPLRIIAPGRVYRRDSDLTHTPMFHQVEGLMVDVDVSFAHLKRILQDLMRNFFEQEDLRLRFRPSYFPFTEPSAEVDIQCVMCRGSGCRVCGQGGWLEVLGCGMVHPRVFEHVEIDNEAYTGFAFGLGVERLAMLRYGVDDLRMFFESDTRFLMQFR